The nucleotide window GACGGTGCCGTCGCCGGGCAGTGTGGTGGACACCAGGGCCGGCTTGAGCGACCGGCCGCCGATCCTGACGCCGCTGACGTTGGCGTAGCCGCCGGTGGCGGCGTTGGCCTGGATCCGCACGAAGCCCACGTTCCGGTTGGGCCACTCGGCCAGCTTCGGCTTGCGGTTGCCGCCGGTCCAGGTGCCGGTGGCGACCTGGGTGAAGCTGACGCCGTCGGTGCTGGTGAGGATGGTGTAGGAGGTGATGTCGCCGTCGGTGGAGTCGTTGCGGCTCCACTGCTTGGGCAGGTACTCAAGGGTGGAGACGTTGCTCCACACGCCGCCGAGGTCGATGGTGATGGACTGCGGCAGCGGCGCCGGCAGCCCCCAGGTCGACCAGCAGGTCTCGTAGCGGACGTCGCTGAGTCCGTCGATGGCGTTGAGCGGACCCTCACCGGTGTGGAAGCCGGTGGCGTACGCGTTGACCGGTGTGACGGGGTGCTCTGCGCGCAGTGGCTGGGTGGGCAGCGGCGGCCTGGAGGCGTTCGGGCTCCACGCCGCGCCGACCTCGGCGAGCCGGTTGACGATGTTGGTGTCCAGCAGGCCGTTGCGGTTGGGCGGGCAGTTGAGGATGAACGAGGTGTACTTCGGTTCCAGGTCGGCCAGGTGCGCGAGGATCGCGGACTTGCTCATGAGGCCCTCGGTCGGGGTGGAGGGGTGCCAGAACCAGCCGTTGCTGATGGTCTGTCCCTGCATACCGGCGTAGGTGTTGCCCGCAGGTGCCGTGACGCCCAGCGGCTCCTCGAAGAAGATCGCGTCGCTGAGGAAGGGCTCCGACAGCCCGCCGATGTCGAGCATGACGCAGTCCGGCTGCAGCTCTTTCACCAGCGAACGGATCTGCTGGTAGGAGACGGCCTGCTGTCCCATCTGCCATGCGTAACCGTCAGTCATGAACATGTCGATGGTGCCGTAGTTGGTGAGCAGCTCGCGGATCTGACCGAGAAGGAAGGTCATGTGGCTGGGCTGGATGGCGTCGGTGATCTGGAGCCCGGACACCTTGTGCCGGCTCTCCCATGCCTCGACGCCGAAGGTGCGGTCCCAGACCGAGTAGTAGAACCCGACCTTCAGCCCCTTCGCGCGGAAGGCGTCGCAGTACGCCTGGACGACGTCGTGTTTATAGGAGCTGTTCGCGACGTTCTGGGTGCCGTGGGCGCTCGGCCACAGGGCGAAGCCGTCGTGGTGCCTGGTGGTCAGGATGCCGTAGCTCATCTTCGCGGCGGCCGCCGCGTCGGCCCACTGCGCGCAGTTGACACTCGGGGGAGCGAAGCGGGTGGGGCTCTGGTTGGGTTCCGCCCACTCCTCGTTGGTGAACGTGCCCAGGCTGAAGTGGTTGAACATGCCGAACCGCATGTCGACCATCTTGCTGAGGTTGGTCTGCGCGTCCGCGGCGGACGCCGGCGACAGCAGGCCGGAGAAGCCGGGGACGAGCGGCAGAGCGGTCGCGGCGCCCGCCGCACCCGCCGCGCCGAGAAACGTACGGCGACTCATTCTTGATGAGGACATGGCCCACTCCTGTGTGGATCGATGGCGTTGCTTGCGGTGACGACGTGGTGGGACGGTCTGCGGGGGCCTGGCTGACGGGGTCTTTCGGGCGGCAGGCGACCGGGTTGCCCTGGGGGGCGATCGGCGTGGGACGAAGTGACGTGCGGGACGTGGTCTCGCCCGAGGGTGGGCTCCGGCTTCGGCGCGGGGCAGGTGGACAGGGGCGTGAACCCACGGGTAAGGCGGCGCTCCGACGGTGCGTGATCGGCTCTGACGAGGTCTTTTCCTGGCGGCTCGCAGGACAGTGCGCGGTGTCACGACCGGCCGTACACACAGCGTGTGTCCGGCGGAGCAACATCGGATGTATTAACGGCTACCGGTCGTCGGTCCGTCTAGAGCCGTGGCAGAAATATCCCGGATCAACCCAGATCAACATGGGGATCGAGGCTGGTATGCATGTCGAGCGGTAGGACTGAACCACGCTATACATAGGATGTGTTCGGTCCGGCAGGAGCGAGCGTCCGGGTGCGGATGTTTCCGTACGCACCCGGACATCGTCACGCCGCGCGCCGCTGGAACTGCTGGTTGGTGCCGGTGCCACAGGGCCACTGGATGAGGCGGGCTCCGTTGGCGGTGGACGCGTCCTTCACGTCGAGGCACTTGCCGCTGTGCCGGGCGACGAGCCGGTAGTAGCCGCCTCCCTGGTCCTGGAACTGCCACTGCTGGTTGGTGCCGGTGGTGCAGCGGTACTGGTTGACGAAGGCGCCGTCGGCGGTGGAGTTGCCCGCGACGTCGAGGCACTTGCCGCTGTGCTGGGCGAGGACCTGGACGTATCCGTTGCCGGTGTCCTTGAGCCGCCACTGCTGGTTGATGCCGCTGCTGCAGGTGTACTGGAGGGCGGCCGCGCCGTCGGCGGCGGAGTTGTCGGAGATGTCGAGGCACTTGCCGCTGTGCCGTGCCACCAGGTTGTAGTAGGGGCCGCCGCCCGCGCCGGTGACCGTGCCGGCCTCGGTGTCGATGGCGATCTGCGGGTACCACGGCATGTTCATGGTGGTCCGGGTGGGGAAGGTCAGCGGGAGCCAGACGTACTGCGAGTCGTTGACCGTGCCGCCCATGGAGTTGCCCCAGCGGTCGCCCAGGTAGAGGTACGAGGTGCCCGTGGTGCCCTGGACGGGCAGCACGAACGTGGTCTGGGAGCCGTAGCCGGTGTCGTCGCCGATCTCGGTCATGGCCGTCCAGGGGCCGGCGACGCTGGTGGCGGTGGCGTACTTCTGCTGGTTGGGCTTCCAGCCGCTGTTGCCGGAGGTCAGCATGAAGTAGACGCCGTCGCGCTTGAACAGCGCCGGAGCCTCACGGAAGGTACCGGCCCAGGGGTTGGCGGTCAGACGGTCGTAGGCCGTGTAGTCGGCGGTGAGTCTCCAGATCTGCAGGTCGGCGTTGCCGGCGGCGGAGGTGATCTGGTACGCCGTGCCGTCGTCGTCCTTGAACAGGGTCATGTCGCGGGACGTGGTGCCGGTCGGCGGCCGGAAGCTGCCC belongs to Streptomyces graminofaciens and includes:
- a CDS encoding alpha-L-fucosidase, which gives rise to MSSSRMSRRTFLGAAGAAGAATALPLVPGFSGLLSPASAADAQTNLSKMVDMRFGMFNHFSLGTFTNEEWAEPNQSPTRFAPPSVNCAQWADAAAAAKMSYGILTTRHHDGFALWPSAHGTQNVANSSYKHDVVQAYCDAFRAKGLKVGFYYSVWDRTFGVEAWESRHKVSGLQITDAIQPSHMTFLLGQIRELLTNYGTIDMFMTDGYAWQMGQQAVSYQQIRSLVKELQPDCVMLDIGGLSEPFLSDAIFFEEPLGVTAPAGNTYAGMQGQTISNGWFWHPSTPTEGLMSKSAILAHLADLEPKYTSFILNCPPNRNGLLDTNIVNRLAEVGAAWSPNASRPPLPTQPLRAEHPVTPVNAYATGFHTGEGPLNAIDGLSDVRYETCWSTWGLPAPLPQSITIDLGGVWSNVSTLEYLPKQWSRNDSTDGDITSYTILTSTDGVSFTQVATGTWTGGNRKPKLAEWPNRNVGFVRIQANAATGGYANVSGVRIGGRSLKPALVSTTLPGDGTVYRLVNRNSGQVADVINRLTADNTKIQQWPWLGQTNQKWTFIKTGDGYYKIKGVGSGKLLEIGGLSREDGGLAGIWGDANAPQQHWAVTPTGDGHFLLINRFSGLALAVDEASTANAAAVEQQPYAGRTEQQWLITPS
- a CDS encoding RICIN domain-containing protein translates to MLRRALTYVLAALLSLTALLVTGSPAQAATVTITNPTQFTDTSGTVVHAHGGGVIKVGSYYYWFGENRNADNTFRAVSAYRSSDLKTWEFRRNVLTQASDPELAVANIERPKVVFNSTTGKFVMWMHKENGTDYNQARAAVAVSDTIDGDYTCKGSFRPPTGTTSRDMTLFKDDDGTAYQITSAAGNADLQIWRLTADYTAYDRLTANPWAGTFREAPALFKRDGVYFMLTSGNSGWKPNQQKYATATSVAGPWTAMTEIGDDTGYGSQTTFVLPVQGTTGTSYLYLGDRWGNSMGGTVNDSQYVWLPLTFPTRTTMNMPWYPQIAIDTEAGTVTGAGGGPYYNLVARHSGKCLDISDNSAADGAAALQYTCSSGINQQWRLKDTGNGYVQVLAQHSGKCLDVAGNSTADGAFVNQYRCTTGTNQQWQFQDQGGGYYRLVARHSGKCLDVKDASTANGARLIQWPCGTGTNQQFQRRAA